In Excalfactoria chinensis isolate bCotChi1 chromosome 3, bCotChi1.hap2, whole genome shotgun sequence, one DNA window encodes the following:
- the AIDA gene encoding axin interactor, dorsalization-associated protein isoform X2, which produces MSEAARSLLQRWGASFRKGTDFDSWGQLVEAIDEYQILARHLQKEAQSQHNNSEFTEDQKKTLAKIATCLELRSAALQSTQSQDEFKLEDLKKLEPILKNILTYNKEFPFDVQPVPLRKILAPGEEEHLEFEEDDEEGGAGAGSPDSFPARVPGTLLPRLPSEPGMTLLTINIEKIGLKDAGQCIDPYITVSVKDLNGIDLTPVQDTPVALRKEDTYVHFNVDIEIQKHVEKLTKGAAIFFEFKHYKPKKRFTSTKCFAFMEMDEIKPGAIVIELYKKPTDFKRKKLQLLTKKPLYLHLHQTLHKE; this is translated from the exons ATGTCGGAGGCGGCCCGGAGCCTCCTGCAGCGCTGGGGCGCCAGCTTCAGGAAAGGCACCGACTTCGACTCCTGGGGGCAACTGGTGGAGGCGATCGACGAGTACCAGAT ATTAGCGAGACATCTCCAAAAAGAAGCACAGTCTCAGCACAACAACTCAGAATTCACAGAAGATCAAAAG aaaaccCTAGCTAAAATTGCAACATGCTTGGAACTGAGAAGTGCAGCTTTACAG TCCACTCAGTCACAGGATGAATTTAAGCTTGAGGATCTGAAGAAGTTGGAACCAA tcTTAAAGAATATCCTCACTTACAATAAGGAGTTCCCCTTTGATGTTCAGCCTGTCCCACTCAG GAAGATATTAGCACCAGGAGAAGAGGAACATTTGGAGTTTGAGGAGGATGATGaggaaggaggagctggagcagggtCTCCAGACTCTTTTCCTGCTAGAGTTCCAG GTACTTTATTACCCAGATTGCCATCTGAACCCGGGATGACGTTACTCACCATCAACATAGAGAAAATTGGTCTGAAAGATGCTGGGCAGTGCATTGATCCTTACATCACAGTCAGTGTGAAGG aTTTGAATGGAATAGATCTGACTCCTGTGCAAGATACTCCCGTGGCTTTGAGGAAAGAGGACACGTATGTCCATTTTAATGTGGACATTGAGATTCAGAAACATGTTGAAAAACTAACTAAAG GTGCAGCTATTTTCTTTGAATTCAAACACTACAAGCCTAAGAAAAGGTTTACTAGCACcaagtgctttgctttcatgGAGATGGATGAAATTAAACCTGGGGCAATTGTTATAGAACT GTACAAAAAGCCCACTgactttaaaaggaagaaattgcaACTGTTGACCAAGAAACCACTTTACCTTCACCTCCATCAAACATTGCACAAGGAATGA
- the AIDA gene encoding axin interactor, dorsalization-associated protein isoform X1, which yields MSEAARSLLQRWGASFRKGTDFDSWGQLVEAIDEYQILARHLQKEAQSQHNNSEFTEDQKKTLAKIATCLELRSAALQSTQSQDEFKLEDLKKLEPILKNILTYNKEFPFDVQPVPLRKILAPGEEEHLEFEEDDEEGGAGAGSPDSFPARVPGASEGTLLPRLPSEPGMTLLTINIEKIGLKDAGQCIDPYITVSVKDLNGIDLTPVQDTPVALRKEDTYVHFNVDIEIQKHVEKLTKGAAIFFEFKHYKPKKRFTSTKCFAFMEMDEIKPGAIVIELYKKPTDFKRKKLQLLTKKPLYLHLHQTLHKE from the exons ATGTCGGAGGCGGCCCGGAGCCTCCTGCAGCGCTGGGGCGCCAGCTTCAGGAAAGGCACCGACTTCGACTCCTGGGGGCAACTGGTGGAGGCGATCGACGAGTACCAGAT ATTAGCGAGACATCTCCAAAAAGAAGCACAGTCTCAGCACAACAACTCAGAATTCACAGAAGATCAAAAG aaaaccCTAGCTAAAATTGCAACATGCTTGGAACTGAGAAGTGCAGCTTTACAG TCCACTCAGTCACAGGATGAATTTAAGCTTGAGGATCTGAAGAAGTTGGAACCAA tcTTAAAGAATATCCTCACTTACAATAAGGAGTTCCCCTTTGATGTTCAGCCTGTCCCACTCAG GAAGATATTAGCACCAGGAGAAGAGGAACATTTGGAGTTTGAGGAGGATGATGaggaaggaggagctggagcagggtCTCCAGACTCTTTTCCTGCTAGAGTTCCAG GAGCCAGTGAAG GTACTTTATTACCCAGATTGCCATCTGAACCCGGGATGACGTTACTCACCATCAACATAGAGAAAATTGGTCTGAAAGATGCTGGGCAGTGCATTGATCCTTACATCACAGTCAGTGTGAAGG aTTTGAATGGAATAGATCTGACTCCTGTGCAAGATACTCCCGTGGCTTTGAGGAAAGAGGACACGTATGTCCATTTTAATGTGGACATTGAGATTCAGAAACATGTTGAAAAACTAACTAAAG GTGCAGCTATTTTCTTTGAATTCAAACACTACAAGCCTAAGAAAAGGTTTACTAGCACcaagtgctttgctttcatgGAGATGGATGAAATTAAACCTGGGGCAATTGTTATAGAACT GTACAAAAAGCCCACTgactttaaaaggaagaaattgcaACTGTTGACCAAGAAACCACTTTACCTTCACCTCCATCAAACATTGCACAAGGAATGA